Proteins found in one Bartonella krasnovii genomic segment:
- a CDS encoding uracil-DNA glycosylase: MNTPLTSIYPEPPQNCNLCPRLHQFIADWRVKEPGWHNAPVRPFFPYKGADTTRLLIVGLAPGLRGANRTGRPFTGDYAGHLLYSTLKKFGFAQGTFEERADDTLELIEAAIVNSVRCVPPENKPTGAEINTCRSFFSPLLTNLPELKAVITLGTIAHHSTIRALNAKVLAHPFGHGTINNIGRLRIFSSYHCSRYNTNTGRLTDAMFHQIFQAAKTYLDQC, translated from the coding sequence ATGAATACCCCATTAACATCGATTTACCCAGAGCCACCCCAAAATTGCAATTTATGCCCTAGACTCCATCAGTTTATTGCTGACTGGCGTGTGAAAGAACCAGGTTGGCATAACGCACCGGTGCGCCCTTTCTTTCCCTATAAGGGAGCAGACACAACGCGTCTTCTCATTGTTGGTCTTGCTCCCGGTTTACGTGGCGCTAATAGAACTGGACGTCCATTTACGGGTGATTATGCTGGACACTTACTTTATTCCACTTTAAAAAAATTCGGATTTGCCCAAGGAACCTTTGAAGAAAGAGCAGATGATACTCTTGAACTGATTGAGGCTGCAATCGTTAACTCCGTTCGTTGTGTTCCACCAGAAAATAAACCCACCGGTGCTGAAATTAACACGTGCCGCTCTTTCTTCTCGCCTCTTTTAACAAATCTTCCCGAACTTAAAGCCGTTATTACCTTAGGCACCATTGCACACCATTCAACTATACGTGCTCTTAATGCAAAAGTTTTAGCGCACCCTTTTGGACATGGCACAATCAATAACATTGGTAGATTACGCATCTTTTCCAGCTATCACTGTTCTCGTTATAACACGAATACTGGCCGCTTGACAGACGCTATGTTTCACCAAATTTTTCAAGCAGCAAAAACGTACTTAGATCAATGCTAA
- the rpoZ gene encoding DNA-directed RNA polymerase subunit omega: MARVTVEDCIDKVDNRFELVLLAGHRARQISQGAQITVDRDNDKNPVVALREIAEETLSPADLKEDLIHSLQKHVEVDEPEMASEFITHSSEAESVFNTSSQEEGASFDQMSEEELLAGIEGLVVPEKSDDY, encoded by the coding sequence ATGGCCCGTGTAACGGTAGAAGATTGTATTGATAAAGTTGATAACCGCTTTGAATTGGTACTTTTAGCAGGTCATCGGGCGCGCCAGATTTCACAAGGTGCGCAAATTACAGTTGATCGTGATAATGATAAAAATCCAGTTGTTGCTTTGCGTGAAATAGCAGAAGAAACATTGTCGCCTGCTGATTTAAAAGAAGATCTTATTCATTCGCTGCAAAAGCATGTGGAAGTAGATGAACCAGAAATGGCAAGTGAGTTCATTACCCATTCAAGTGAAGCTGAGAGTGTTTTTAATACATCATCGCAAGAAGAAGGAGCTTCATTTGATCAAATGTCAGAAGAAGAGCTTTTAGCGGGGATTGAAGGTTTGGTTGTTCCAGAAAAAAGTGACGATTATTAA
- a CDS encoding RelA/SpoT family protein yields the protein MMRQRELVGRVQRYKSDVDEALLNRAYDYAMKKHAHQKRASGDLYFSHPLEVAAILTDMRLDEATIAVALLHDTIEDTSATRAEIDQLFGSEIGKLVEGLTKLNKLDLVSKKAVQAENLRKLLIAISDDVRVLLVKLADRLHNMRTLGVMRDDKRRRIAEETMDIYAPLAGRMGMQDMREELEDLSFFYLNPEGHRTITNRLSELLKRNRDLLSTIENELTKLFLENGIKADVKSRQKKSYSVFRKMESKALSFEQLSDIFGFRVIVETVDDCYRALGVIHTTWPMVPGRFKDYISIPKQNDYRSIHTTIVGPSRQRVELQIRTAAMNEVAEYGVAAHSIYKEHGSNYSTSKLSSETNAYAWLRQTIQSLSDGDNPEEFLEHTKLELFQDQVFCFTPKGRLIAFPKGATPIDFAYAVHTDIGDSCVGVKINGRIMPLMTKLKNGDEVDIIRSHAQIPPAAWEFLVVTGKARSAIRRASRAAVRKQYSGLGYRILERSFEYMGKQFSKDILKKVLPRLARKDVEDVLAAVGRGELFSADVIKAVYLDYQERVVQKSSFKPGEEGWFNIENAQGMIFKVPENEKDAMIEDHQSKALPIRGTSGDIPVRFSPEGAVPGDRIVGIMQPGAGIVIYPIQSSALMAYDDQPERWIDVRWDIDAQMNERFPARMNILVVNSPGSLAEITQIISANDANIQNLSFIRTAPDFTEMMIDLEVWDLKHLNRIFSQLKKADSVSTVRRVHG from the coding sequence ATGATGCGTCAGCGTGAGCTTGTTGGGCGTGTTCAGCGTTACAAGTCTGACGTAGATGAGGCTCTCCTAAACAGAGCCTATGATTATGCAATGAAAAAGCATGCACATCAAAAGCGTGCTTCAGGTGATCTTTATTTTTCCCATCCTTTGGAAGTTGCTGCTATTTTAACGGATATGCGGTTAGACGAGGCAACGATTGCTGTTGCTCTTTTACATGATACAATTGAAGATACAAGTGCTACGCGGGCAGAAATTGATCAGCTTTTTGGTTCTGAAATTGGGAAGTTGGTTGAAGGGCTTACAAAGCTTAATAAGCTTGATCTTGTATCAAAGAAAGCTGTACAGGCAGAAAATCTTCGTAAACTTCTTATTGCCATTTCTGATGATGTTCGTGTTCTTTTAGTCAAACTTGCAGACCGCCTTCATAATATGCGTACCCTTGGTGTCATGCGTGATGATAAACGTCGACGAATTGCTGAGGAGACAATGGATATTTATGCGCCACTTGCGGGCCGTATGGGGATGCAAGATATGCGCGAGGAATTAGAGGATCTATCTTTCTTTTATTTAAATCCAGAAGGTCATCGTACGATTACCAATCGACTTTCTGAATTATTAAAGCGCAATCGTGATTTGCTTTCCACAATTGAAAATGAATTGACAAAACTTTTTTTGGAAAATGGTATTAAAGCAGATGTTAAAAGCCGTCAGAAGAAATCTTATTCAGTTTTTCGTAAAATGGAAAGTAAAGCATTATCTTTTGAACAATTATCGGACATTTTTGGATTTCGTGTGATTGTTGAAACGGTGGATGATTGTTATCGTGCTCTTGGTGTTATCCATACGACCTGGCCGATGGTTCCTGGTCGTTTTAAAGATTATATCTCTATACCAAAGCAAAATGATTATCGTTCTATTCATACAACCATTGTAGGACCTTCAAGACAACGTGTTGAATTACAAATTAGAACGGCTGCTATGAATGAAGTTGCTGAATATGGGGTTGCAGCCCATTCCATATATAAAGAGCACGGTTCCAATTATTCGACTTCGAAATTATCAAGTGAAACGAATGCCTATGCATGGTTGCGTCAAACGATACAATCTTTATCTGATGGAGATAATCCGGAAGAATTTTTAGAACATACAAAACTTGAGCTTTTTCAAGACCAAGTTTTTTGTTTTACGCCAAAAGGTCGATTAATTGCTTTTCCTAAAGGCGCGACACCTATTGATTTTGCTTATGCTGTCCATACAGACATCGGTGATTCTTGTGTGGGCGTAAAAATCAATGGTCGTATTATGCCTTTAATGACTAAATTAAAAAATGGTGACGAAGTTGATATTATCCGTTCACACGCTCAAATTCCACCAGCTGCATGGGAATTTCTTGTTGTCACAGGTAAAGCACGTTCAGCTATTCGACGCGCAAGTCGAGCAGCGGTACGTAAGCAATATTCGGGTTTAGGATATCGTATTCTTGAGCGTTCGTTTGAATATATGGGAAAACAATTTTCAAAAGATATTTTAAAGAAAGTTTTGCCACGTTTGGCACGTAAAGATGTAGAGGATGTATTGGCTGCTGTTGGGCGTGGAGAGTTGTTTTCCGCTGATGTGATTAAAGCGGTTTATCTTGATTATCAAGAGCGTGTAGTACAAAAGTCATCTTTTAAGCCTGGGGAGGAAGGGTGGTTTAATATTGAAAATGCTCAAGGGATGATTTTTAAGGTTCCAGAAAATGAAAAGGATGCAATGATAGAGGATCATCAATCTAAAGCCTTACCTATTCGAGGAACCAGTGGAGATATACCTGTACGCTTTTCACCGGAAGGGGCTGTCCCTGGAGATCGGATTGTTGGCATTATGCAGCCAGGTGCGGGGATCGTTATTTATCCAATCCAGTCTTCGGCTTTGATGGCCTATGATGATCAGCCAGAACGATGGATTGATGTTCGCTGGGATATTGATGCCCAAATGAATGAACGTTTTCCTGCAAGGATGAATATTTTGGTTGTCAATAGTCCTGGTTCTTTAGCTGAAATTACGCAAATAATTTCTGCTAATGATGCCAATATCCAAAATTTATCTTTTATCCGTACAGCACCAGACTTTACAGAAATGATGATTGATCTAGAAGTTTGGGATTTAAAACATTTGAATCGTATTTTTTCTCAGTTAAAAAAGGCCGATTCAGTTAGTACAGTGCGGCGGGTTCATGGATAA
- the pyrE gene encoding orotate phosphoribosyltransferase encodes MNTQDVIDIFKQADAILEGHFILTSGRHSATYMQKAKVFMHADLTEKLCRGLAEKIKESIEEQIDYVVGPAIGGLIPSYETSRHLGVPSLWVERVNGVFELRRFDIKKGARVVIVEDIVTTGLSIRETVEALAAAGAEVLASACILDRSGGKVDVGVPLIALAEYEIASYASDALPADLSALPAIKPGSRNI; translated from the coding sequence ATGAATACACAAGATGTCATTGATATTTTTAAACAAGCAGATGCTATTCTAGAAGGGCATTTTATTTTAACATCGGGACGCCATAGTGCAACTTATATGCAAAAGGCAAAAGTTTTTATGCATGCTGACTTGACGGAAAAGCTCTGTCGTGGATTGGCTGAAAAAATCAAAGAATCTATCGAGGAACAAATTGATTATGTTGTTGGTCCCGCAATTGGCGGTCTTATTCCTTCGTATGAGACTTCACGTCACCTTGGTGTTCCTTCTCTTTGGGTAGAGCGTGTCAATGGCGTCTTTGAATTGCGTCGTTTTGACATCAAAAAGGGTGCGCGGGTTGTTATTGTTGAAGATATTGTGACAACGGGTCTTTCTATTCGTGAGACCGTTGAGGCCCTCGCAGCAGCAGGAGCAGAGGTATTGGCAAGTGCATGCATCCTTGATCGCTCTGGTGGTAAGGTTGATGTTGGCGTTCCGTTGATTGCGCTAGCTGAATACGAGATAGCTTCTTATGCGAGTGATGCACTTCCTGCAGATCTTTCTGCTCTTCCAGCGATTAAACCAGGAAGTCGAAATATTTAG
- a CDS encoding DUF2062 domain-containing protein yields MLFRRREPVDFVTRIRLWLWPRRSFSRSFSYIYKRILRISATPHEVALGFSIGIFLACSPVFGVHIILAIFFSWILRANVAAAIIGTFFSNPLTFLLIVMADYKVGYFCLSLFSDVNEISLSQIRALFNGLTVSNLSLLFKGAWNTIMSPMILGGTLLGIVLGGLSYIGVYRATVRFKQKRYQKIIKKGV; encoded by the coding sequence ATGCTTTTTCGTCGTCGAGAACCAGTAGATTTTGTAACGCGTATTCGACTTTGGTTATGGCCACGTCGTTCATTTTCTCGCTCATTTTCTTATATCTATAAACGTATTTTGCGTATATCAGCAACACCGCATGAGGTTGCATTAGGGTTTTCTATTGGCATTTTTTTAGCCTGTTCTCCTGTCTTCGGTGTGCATATTATTTTGGCAATATTTTTTTCTTGGATTTTGCGTGCAAACGTTGCAGCTGCAATCATTGGGACGTTTTTTTCTAATCCACTTACATTTTTATTGATTGTCATGGCTGATTATAAAGTAGGGTATTTTTGTTTATCGCTTTTTAGCGATGTCAATGAGATCTCTCTTTCTCAAATTCGCGCTCTGTTTAACGGTTTGACGGTGTCAAATCTCTCTCTCCTTTTTAAAGGTGCATGGAACACAATTATGAGTCCTATGATTTTAGGTGGAACTCTTTTAGGTATTGTTTTGGGTGGTTTATCTTATATAGGTGTTTACAGAGCAACGGTTCGTTTTAAACAAAAGCGATATCAAAAGATTATAAAAAAAGGCGTTTAA
- the acpS gene encoding holo-ACP synthase has protein sequence MIVGLGNDLVDIRRIERILVRYGERFTQRIFTDIERNRSENLKKKSSSYAKRFAAKEACAKALGTGIAYGINWKDMGVVNLSSGKPIMQLTNGAQVQLQKLLPPHHDAVIHLSITDDFPWAQAFVIIEALPRG, from the coding sequence ATGATTGTTGGTCTTGGAAATGATTTGGTTGATATACGACGTATTGAGAGAATCTTGGTTCGCTATGGCGAGCGTTTTACCCAGCGTATTTTTACGGATATTGAAAGGAATAGGTCCGAAAATCTCAAAAAGAAGTCTTCTTCTTATGCGAAAAGATTTGCTGCTAAAGAAGCATGTGCTAAAGCCTTAGGGACGGGAATCGCTTATGGTATCAATTGGAAAGACATGGGGGTAGTTAATTTGTCTTCTGGAAAACCAATTATGCAATTAACAAATGGTGCGCAAGTGCAACTTCAAAAATTATTACCCCCTCATCATGATGCAGTTATTCATCTCAGTATCACAGATGATTTTCCTTGGGCACAGGCATTTGTTATTATTGAAGCACTTCCACGTGGATAG
- the lepB gene encoding signal peptidase I, translated as MVQKDKIHKKEKKGGIFELISVLIQALLLAAFIRTLFFQPFSIPSGSMRPTLLVGDYLFVSKYAYGYSHFSIPFSPPLFSGRIWASQPKRGDVVVFRLPSNPKIDYIKRVIGLPGDRIQIRQSVLYINDKAVSRHFMGEIDNSDITEVNYPVEVYRETLPNGVRYDTLDLAFIPKVDDTKVFEVPQGHYFMMGDNRDNSDDSRLDVGYVPEENLIGRASVIFFSISNGSSAWQIWRWPFDVRWKRLFSFINKVHDLPLIKQGNNDETSHD; from the coding sequence ATGGTCCAGAAAGATAAAATACATAAAAAAGAAAAAAAAGGTGGAATTTTTGAATTAATTTCTGTTTTAATACAGGCTCTGCTTTTAGCAGCGTTTATTCGGACACTTTTTTTCCAGCCTTTTAGTATCCCCTCCGGTTCCATGCGTCCTACTTTATTAGTGGGGGATTATCTCTTTGTTTCTAAGTATGCATATGGATATTCTCATTTTTCCATTCCCTTTTCTCCGCCCCTTTTTTCGGGACGTATTTGGGCATCCCAACCTAAACGGGGAGATGTGGTCGTTTTTCGTTTACCAAGTAATCCGAAGATCGATTATATAAAACGCGTTATTGGGCTACCAGGTGATCGCATACAAATTCGTCAAAGCGTCCTTTATATTAATGATAAGGCTGTTTCACGCCACTTTATGGGAGAGATTGATAATTCTGATATAACGGAAGTAAACTATCCTGTTGAAGTCTATCGCGAGACATTGCCTAATGGTGTTCGCTACGATACGCTTGATTTAGCTTTCATTCCAAAAGTTGATGATACAAAAGTCTTTGAAGTGCCACAGGGACATTATTTTATGATGGGGGATAATCGCGACAATTCAGATGATAGTCGTTTGGATGTAGGCTATGTTCCAGAAGAAAATCTTATTGGTCGCGCGAGCGTGATTTTCTTTTCTATCAGTAACGGTTCAAGTGCTTGGCAGATTTGGCGTTGGCCATTTGATGTACGTTGGAAACGTTTGTTTTCTTTCATAAATAAGGTTCATGATTTGCCGCTTATCAAGCAAGGAAACAACGATGAAACCTCTCATGATTGA